In Rattus norvegicus strain BN/NHsdMcwi chromosome 3, GRCr8, whole genome shotgun sequence, a genomic segment contains:
- the Mafb gene encoding transcription factor MafB yields MAAELSMGPELPTSPLAMEYVNDFDLLKFDVKKEPLGRAERPGRPCTRLQPAGSVSSTPLSTPCSSVPSSPSFSPTEQKTHLEDLYWMASNYQQMNPEALNLTPEDAVEALIGSHPVPQPLQSFDGFRSAHHHHHHHHPHPHHGYPGAGVTHDELGPHAHPHHHHHHQASPPPSSAASPAQQLPTSHPGPGPHAAAAATAAGSNGSVEDRFSDDQLVSMSVRELNRHLRGFTKDEVIRLKQKRRTLKNRGYAQSCRYKRVQQKHHLENEKTQLIQQVEQLKQEVSRLARERDAYKVKCEKLANSGFREAGSTSDSPSSPEFFL; encoded by the coding sequence ATGGCCGCGGAGCTGAGCATGGGGCCAGAGCTGCCCACCAGCCCGCTGGCCATGGAGTACGTCAACGACTTCGACCTTCTCAAGTTCGACGTGAAGAAGGAGCCACTGGGGCGTGCGGAGCGTCCCGGCCGGCCATGCACACGCCTGCAGCCGGCTGGTTCGGTGTCGTCCACCCCGCTCAGCACACCGTGCAGCTCCGTGCCTTCTTCTCCCAGCTTCAGTCCGACTGAACAGAAGACCCATCTCGAGGACCTCTACTGGATGGCGAGCAACTACCAGCAGATGAATCCCGAGGCACTCAACCTGACACCCGAGGACGCGGTGGAGGCGCTCATCGGCTCGCACCCAGTGCCACAGCCGCTGCAGAGCTTCGACGGCTTCCGTAGTgcgcaccaccatcaccaccaccaccaccctcatcCGCACCACGGGTACCCAGGAGCCGGTGTGACTCACGATGAGCTGGGCCCGCACGCTCACccgcaccatcaccaccatcaccaagcATCACCGCCGCCGTCCAGCGCTGCCAGTCCGGCGCAACAGCTGCCCACTAGTCACCCGGGGCCGGGACCGCACGCGGCAGCCGCGGCGACGGCTGCGGGCAGCAACGGTAGTGTGGAGGACCGCTTCTCTGACGACCAGCTGGTGTCCATGTCCGTGCGTGAGCTGAACCGCCACCTGCGGGGCTTCACCAAGGACGAGGTGATCCGCCTGAAGCAGAAGCGGCGGACCCTGAAGAACCGGGGCTACGCCCAGTCGTGCAGGTATAAACGCGTCCAGCAGAAACATCACCTGGAGAACGAGAAGACGCAGCTCATTCAGCAGGTGGAGCAGCTTAAGCAGGAGGTGTCCCGGCTGGCCCGCGAGAGAGACGCCTACAAGGTCAAGTGCGAGAAACTCGCCAACTCCGGCTTCAGGGAGGCGGGCTCCACCAGCGACAGCCCCTCCTCTCCTGAGTTCTTTCTGTGA